In a genomic window of Myxococcales bacterium:
- a CDS encoding cytoplasmic protein yields the protein MGLLATCQRGGLTYELSLADVMFPAASAGAALVARYRTWLGRAPLVAPEGEGARPHKIAGDDIVVGKPVDLVVLACKSNALRCRLLGSAREVTLRTAVRDEIAGSIITVTPRKQWTHARHPYLSGDVSAVRIDAAVLGLVPLALHREGAPPDAVGRDAAAGERPVYRLAQVAPPSDDPGAELLLEAQDRIDARDYAEADELLRKVLALDLRHLDAHALLGERNLSTWPTLALHHFGLGVAIGSLTVGEDFDGVLPWGLVENRCFLRCLHGLARACLRCDRREAAAAALRRLLRLDPADPLSARAWLAAVEAGQTWRELETAR from the coding sequence GTGGGCCTCCTGGCGACCTGCCAGCGCGGTGGCCTAACGTACGAGCTGAGCCTCGCGGACGTGATGTTTCCGGCGGCGAGCGCCGGCGCTGCGCTCGTCGCGCGCTATCGCACCTGGCTCGGCCGGGCGCCGCTCGTGGCGCCGGAGGGCGAGGGTGCCCGCCCGCACAAGATCGCAGGTGACGACATCGTGGTCGGCAAGCCCGTCGACCTGGTCGTGCTCGCGTGCAAGTCGAACGCGCTGCGCTGCCGCCTCCTCGGTTCCGCCCGCGAGGTCACGCTCCGCACGGCGGTGCGCGACGAGATCGCTGGGTCGATCATCACCGTGACGCCGAGGAAGCAGTGGACACACGCGCGGCATCCGTACCTCTCCGGCGACGTGTCGGCCGTGCGGATCGACGCAGCCGTGCTCGGACTCGTGCCGCTCGCGCTGCACCGCGAGGGGGCCCCGCCCGACGCCGTAGGTCGCGACGCGGCCGCAGGCGAGCGCCCGGTGTACCGGCTGGCGCAGGTCGCGCCGCCGAGCGACGACCCGGGCGCGGAGCTCCTCCTCGAGGCGCAGGACCGCATCGATGCGCGTGACTACGCCGAGGCGGACGAGCTGCTGCGCAAGGTGCTCGCGCTCGACCTGCGCCACCTTGACGCGCACGCGTTGCTCGGGGAGCGCAACCTCTCGACCTGGCCCACGCTCGCCCTCCACCACTTCGGGCTGGGCGTCGCCATCGGCTCGCTCACTGTGGGCGAGGATTTCGACGGCGTGCTGCCGTGGGGCCTCGTCGAGAACCGCTGCTTCCTCCGCTGTCTGCATGGGCTCGCGCGTGCGTGCCTGCGCTGCGACCGGCGCGAAGCCGCAGCGGCGGCCTTGCGACGGCTCCTTCGCCTCGATCCGGCGGACCCCCTCAGTGCGCGCGCGTGGCTTGCCGCCGTCGAGGCGGGTCAGACGTGGCG